One window of the Lynx canadensis isolate LIC74 chromosome D3, mLynCan4.pri.v2, whole genome shotgun sequence genome contains the following:
- the HSBP1L1 gene encoding heat shock factor-binding protein 1-like protein 1 isoform X2: MDARSPKAPGGDALRDAAENLFQELQEHFQALTATLNLRMEEMGNRIEDLQKNVNDLMVQAGIENSIKEQMT, encoded by the exons ATGGACGCGCGGAGCCCCAAAGCCCCGGGCGGGGACGCGCTGCGGGACGCG GCAGAAAACCTATTTCAGGAACTTCAAGAACATTTTCAAGCTCTAACTGCAACTCTGAACCTCAGAA tggaagaaatgggaaatcgCATCGAAGATTTACAGAAGAATGTGAATGACTTAATGGTGCAAGCTGGGATTGAAAATTCTATTAAAGAACAAATG ACCTGA
- the HSBP1L1 gene encoding heat shock factor-binding protein 1-like protein 1 isoform X1: MDARSPKAPGGDALRDAAENLFQELQEHFQALTATLNLRMEEMGNRIEDLQKNVNDLMVQAGIENSIKEQMSIWSQQ; encoded by the exons ATGGACGCGCGGAGCCCCAAAGCCCCGGGCGGGGACGCGCTGCGGGACGCG GCAGAAAACCTATTTCAGGAACTTCAAGAACATTTTCAAGCTCTAACTGCAACTCTGAACCTCAGAA tggaagaaatgggaaatcgCATCGAAGATTTACAGAAGAATGTGAATGACTTAATGGTGCAAGCTGGGATTGAAAATTCTATTAAAGAACAAATG TCAATCTGGTCACAGCAGTGA
- the TXNL4A gene encoding thioredoxin-like protein 4A isoform X2, with product MYELYDPCTVMFFFRNKHIMIDLGTGNNNKINWAMEDKQEMIDIIETVYRGARKGRGLVVSPKDYSTKYRY from the exons ATGTATGAGTTATACGATCCATGCACCGTCATGTTTTTCTTCAG GAACAAGCACATCATGATTGACCTGGGTACTGGGAACAACAACAAGATCAACTGGGCCATGGAAGACAAGCAGGAAATGATAGACATAATCGAGACCGTGTACCGAGGCGCCCGGAAGGGTCGGGGCCTGGTGGTGTCTCCAAAGGACTACTCCACAAAATACAGATACTGA
- the TXNL4A gene encoding thioredoxin-like protein 4A isoform X1, which yields MSYMLPHLHNGWQVDQAILSEEDRVVVIRFGHDWDPTCMKMDEVLYSIAEKVKNFAVIYLVDITEVPDFNKMYELYDPCTVMFFFRNKHIMIDLGTGNNNKINWAMEDKQEMIDIIETVYRGARKGRGLVVSPKDYSTKYRY from the exons ATGTCGTACATGCTCCCGCACTTGCACAACGGCTGGCAGGTGGACCAGGCCATCCTTTCGGAGGAAGACCGGGTGGTCGTCATCCGGTTTGGACACGACTGGGACCCCACTTGCATGAAGATGGACGAGGTCCTGTACAGTATAGCCGAAAAG GTGAAAAATTTTGCAGTTATCTATCTTGTGGATATTACAGAAGTGCCTGACTTCAACAAAATGTATGAGTTATACGATCCATGCACCGTCATGTTTTTCTTCAG GAACAAGCACATCATGATTGACCTGGGTACTGGGAACAACAACAAGATCAACTGGGCCATGGAAGACAAGCAGGAAATGATAGACATAATCGAGACCGTGTACCGAGGCGCCCGGAAGGGTCGGGGCCTGGTGGTGTCTCCAAAGGACTACTCCACAAAATACAGATACTGA